A genomic region of Chromatiales bacterium contains the following coding sequences:
- a CDS encoding CBS domain-containing protein: protein MKEDRPSTSSSQSRWLDRLSQVLLGEPRDREQLIELLRGAQQRELLDMDALAMIEGVLQVSEMQVRDIMIPRSQMVVVEHDARVAEMLPVIIDSAHSRFPVVGDSRDDVEGILLAKDLLRFYAAEQREEDFDIQDYLRPAVFIPESKRLNVLLNEFRNSHNHMAIVVDEYGGVSGLVTIEDVLEQIVGEIDDEHDIVDDGHDILRHTDNRYTVKALTPIDEFNEYFGTEYSDEEFDTIGGLLMNRFGHVPKRGEEITVDRFDFKVLRADNRRIHLLQLSLRANGGDEPEA, encoded by the coding sequence ATGAAAGAAGACCGACCTAGTACCTCTTCCTCCCAGTCGCGCTGGCTGGATCGCCTGAGCCAGGTGCTGCTGGGGGAGCCCCGGGATCGTGAGCAGTTGATCGAACTGCTACGCGGGGCGCAGCAGCGGGAACTGCTGGACATGGACGCGCTCGCCATGATCGAGGGCGTGCTGCAGGTCTCGGAGATGCAGGTACGGGACATCATGATCCCGCGTTCGCAGATGGTGGTGGTGGAGCACGATGCGCGGGTGGCGGAGATGCTGCCGGTGATCATCGACTCGGCCCATTCGCGGTTCCCCGTGGTGGGCGACAGTCGCGATGACGTGGAGGGCATCCTGCTGGCCAAGGACCTGCTGCGCTTCTACGCGGCGGAGCAGCGCGAGGAGGACTTCGACATCCAGGACTACCTGCGTCCGGCGGTCTTCATCCCCGAGAGCAAGCGTCTCAATGTGCTGCTCAACGAGTTCCGCAACAGCCACAACCACATGGCCATCGTGGTGGACGAGTACGGCGGCGTGTCGGGCCTGGTGACCATCGAGGACGTGCTCGAGCAGATCGTCGGCGAGATCGACGACGAGCATGACATCGTCGACGATGGCCACGACATCCTGCGTCACACCGACAACCGCTATACGGTCAAGGCGCTGACGCCGATCGACGAATTCAACGAATACTTCGGCACCGAGTACAGCGACGAGGAGTTCGACACCATCGGCGGCCTGCTGATGAACCGCTTCGGCCACGTGCCCAAGCGCGGCGAGGAGATCACGGTCGACCGCTTCGACTTCAAGGTGCTGCGCGCCGACAATCGCCGCATCCATCTGCTGCAGCTCAGCCTGCGGGCCAACGGCGGCGACGAGCCCGAGGCCTGA
- a CDS encoding OsmC family protein encodes MLEYHLVAERIDEHGTLAQAGDAQLTLDTDMQGRDDALSPPELLLAALAACMVRAIQRALPLLRMQIGSLRIELRGWRQDSPPAIARIEYTITVATGADEETLDLLHRNVQKGTIYRTLSAGTELSGRIRHA; translated from the coding sequence ATGCTCGAATACCATCTCGTGGCCGAGCGCATCGACGAGCACGGCACGCTGGCGCAGGCCGGTGACGCACAGCTCACCCTCGATACCGACATGCAGGGTCGCGACGACGCCCTCAGCCCGCCCGAGCTACTGCTCGCCGCCCTGGCGGCGTGCATGGTGCGCGCCATCCAGCGCGCCCTGCCCCTGCTGCGCATGCAGATCGGCAGCCTGCGCATCGAGCTGCGCGGCTGGCGCCAGGACAGCCCGCCGGCCATCGCCCGCATCGAGTACACGATCACGGTGGCGACCGGGGCCGACGAGGAGACGCTCGACCTCCTGCATCGCAATGTGCAGAAGGGCACCATCTACCGCACCCTGTCCGCGGGCACCGAACTCTCGGGGCGCATTCGCCACGCCTGA
- a CDS encoding leucine--tRNA ligase — protein sequence MHEQYDPQAIESQAQNYWDSHHVFRAREDAGREKFYCLSMFPYPSGRLHMGHVRNYTIGDVIARYQRMQGKNVLQPMGWDAFGLPAENAAHKNKVPPAKWTYENIAYMREQLKSLGFGYDWGRELATCRPEYYRWEQWFFTKLYEKGLVYKKKATVNWDPVDQTVLANEQVIDGKGWRSGAPVERREIPQWFLKITDYADQLLDDLGQLDGWPEQVRTMQANWIGRSEGVEMQFVVAGETDPLTIFTTRPDTLMGVTYVAVAPEHPLALRAAGGNPDLAAFVEACRYTKVAEADMATLEKQGMDTGFRAVHPVTGETVPVWVANFVLMEYGSGAVMAVPAHDQRDWEFAKAYGLPIRQVIFPRDGAETVDLEAGAYTEKGILGESGEFSGLSSNEAFAAIASHLEQAGHGRIKVNYRLRDWGVSRQRYWGCPIPMINCPSCGSVPVPEDQLPVVLPEDVSFEGVGSPIKQMPSFYETTCPSCGGKAERETDTFDTFFESSWYYARYACPDNDQAMLDERATYWTPVDQYIGGIEHAVLHLLYARFFHKLMRDMGLIGGDEPFKRLLTQGMVVADTYYRQDASGRKDWFNPADVEVTRDEKGRPVQAVLRSDGQPVEIGGTEKMSKSKNNGVDPQALIARYGADTVRLFTMFAAPPDQSLEWSDSGVDGASRFIKRLWRQVFEHVNRGPADLVDPAAMNDAQKALRRKLHQTIQKVSDDVGRRYTFNTAIAANMELLNDLSKFEDDSVQGRALMQEALEAVVLMLSPIIPHACHALWQALGHADAVIDARWPAVDESALVSDSIELVVQVNGKLRANIQVPAAASKEQIEEAALANGNVQRFLEDKTVRKIIVVPGRLVNVVVG from the coding sequence ATGCACGAACAATACGATCCCCAGGCGATTGAGTCGCAGGCCCAGAATTACTGGGACAGTCACCATGTCTTCCGTGCGCGCGAGGACGCGGGGCGGGAGAAGTTCTACTGCCTCTCCATGTTCCCGTACCCCTCCGGCCGCCTGCACATGGGGCATGTGCGCAACTACACCATCGGCGACGTGATCGCCCGCTACCAGCGCATGCAGGGCAAGAACGTGCTGCAGCCCATGGGCTGGGACGCCTTCGGCCTGCCCGCCGAGAACGCGGCGCACAAGAACAAGGTGCCGCCGGCGAAGTGGACCTACGAAAACATCGCCTACATGCGCGAGCAGCTGAAGAGCCTGGGTTTTGGCTACGACTGGGGGCGCGAGCTCGCCACCTGCCGGCCCGAGTACTACCGCTGGGAGCAGTGGTTCTTCACCAAGCTCTACGAGAAGGGGCTGGTGTACAAGAAGAAGGCCACGGTGAACTGGGACCCGGTGGACCAGACGGTACTGGCCAACGAGCAGGTGATCGACGGCAAGGGCTGGCGCTCCGGTGCGCCGGTGGAGCGCCGCGAGATCCCGCAGTGGTTCCTCAAGATCACCGACTACGCCGACCAGCTGCTGGACGACCTCGGTCAGCTCGACGGCTGGCCCGAGCAGGTGCGCACCATGCAGGCCAACTGGATCGGACGCTCCGAGGGGGTGGAGATGCAGTTCGTGGTGGCGGGCGAGACCGACCCGCTCACCATCTTCACCACCCGCCCCGACACCCTGATGGGCGTGACCTACGTGGCCGTGGCGCCGGAGCATCCCCTGGCCCTGCGCGCCGCCGGGGGCAATCCCGACCTCGCCGCCTTTGTCGAGGCCTGCCGTTACACCAAGGTGGCCGAGGCCGACATGGCCACGCTGGAGAAGCAGGGCATGGATACCGGCTTTCGGGCCGTGCACCCGGTCACGGGCGAGACGGTGCCGGTGTGGGTGGCCAACTTCGTGCTCATGGAATACGGCTCGGGCGCGGTGATGGCGGTGCCGGCCCACGACCAGCGCGACTGGGAGTTCGCAAAGGCCTACGGTCTGCCGATCCGCCAGGTGATCTTCCCGCGCGACGGGGCCGAGACGGTCGATCTCGAGGCCGGCGCCTATACCGAGAAGGGCATCCTGGGCGAGTCCGGGGAGTTCAGCGGGCTGTCCTCCAACGAGGCCTTCGCGGCCATTGCCAGCCACCTGGAGCAGGCCGGCCACGGCCGCATCAAGGTGAACTACCGCCTGCGCGACTGGGGCGTCTCGCGCCAGCGCTACTGGGGCTGCCCGATCCCCATGATCAACTGCCCGAGCTGCGGCTCGGTGCCGGTGCCCGAGGACCAGCTGCCGGTGGTGCTGCCGGAGGACGTGAGTTTCGAGGGCGTGGGTTCGCCGATCAAGCAGATGCCCTCGTTCTATGAGACCACCTGCCCGAGTTGTGGCGGCAAGGCCGAGCGCGAGACCGACACCTTCGACACCTTCTTCGAGTCGAGCTGGTACTACGCGCGCTACGCCTGCCCGGACAACGACCAGGCCATGCTCGACGAACGCGCCACCTACTGGACCCCGGTGGACCAGTACATCGGCGGTATCGAGCACGCCGTGCTGCACCTGCTGTACGCGCGCTTCTTCCACAAGCTGATGCGCGACATGGGCCTGATCGGCGGCGACGAGCCCTTCAAGCGCCTGCTCACCCAGGGCATGGTGGTGGCCGACACCTACTACCGCCAGGACGCCAGCGGCCGCAAGGATTGGTTCAACCCGGCCGACGTGGAGGTGACGCGCGACGAGAAGGGACGCCCCGTGCAGGCGGTGCTCCGCTCCGATGGCCAGCCGGTGGAGATCGGCGGTACCGAGAAGATGTCCAAGTCCAAGAACAATGGCGTGGACCCGCAGGCACTCATTGCCCGCTACGGCGCCGATACCGTGCGTCTGTTCACCATGTTCGCCGCCCCACCGGATCAGTCGCTGGAGTGGTCCGACTCGGGGGTGGACGGTGCCTCGCGCTTCATCAAGCGCCTGTGGCGGCAGGTCTTCGAACACGTGAACCGCGGGCCGGCCGATCTGGTCGATCCCGCCGCCATGAACGACGCGCAGAAGGCCCTGCGCCGCAAGCTGCACCAGACCATCCAGAAGGTGAGCGACGACGTCGGTCGCCGGTATACCTTCAACACGGCCATCGCCGCGAACATGGAGCTGCTGAACGACCTGTCGAAGTTCGAGGACGACTCGGTCCAGGGCCGCGCCCTGATGCAGGAGGCACTGGAGGCCGTGGTGCTGATGCTCTCGCCCATCATCCCGCATGCCTGCCACGCCCTGTGGCAGGCCCTCGGCCATGCCGATGCGGTGATCGACGCGCGCTGGCCCGCGGTCGACGAGTCGGCCCTGGTCTCCGACAGCATCGAGCTGGTGGTGCAGGTCAACGGCAAGCTGCGCGCCAACATCCAGGTGCCCGCCGCGGCCAGCAAGGAGCAGATCGAGGAGGCCGCGCTCGCCAACGGGAACGTGCAGCGCTTCCTCGAGGACAAGACGGTGCGCAAGATCATCGTCGTGCCCGGTCGCTTGGTGAACGTGGTGGTGGGCTGA
- the ybeY gene encoding rRNA maturation RNase YbeY: MNRLAVEVQDAAAGTRPADADLARWAEAAWRGEGEAEVVIRLVEADESQTLNRDYRGKDRPTNVLSFPFEAPPGLPAEDLGGYLGDLVICTPVVQAEAREQGKSEAGHWAHMVVHGLLHLQGYDHIDEVEAEVMETIEKEILAGLGFADPYA; this comes from the coding sequence ATGAACCGGCTCGCCGTGGAGGTGCAGGACGCCGCTGCCGGCACACGCCCGGCCGATGCCGATCTCGCCCGCTGGGCCGAGGCCGCCTGGCGCGGCGAGGGCGAGGCCGAGGTGGTCATCCGCCTGGTCGAGGCCGACGAGAGCCAGACGCTCAACCGTGACTACCGCGGCAAGGACCGGCCCACCAACGTGCTCTCCTTCCCTTTCGAGGCCCCGCCGGGCCTGCCTGCCGAGGACCTCGGCGGCTACCTGGGCGATCTCGTCATCTGCACCCCGGTGGTGCAGGCCGAGGCCCGCGAACAGGGCAAGAGCGAGGCAGGCCACTGGGCGCACATGGTGGTGCACGGCCTGCTGCACCTGCAGGGCTACGACCACATCGACGAGGTCGAGGCCGAGGTGATGGAGACGATTGAAAAGGAAATTCTGGCTGGTTTAGGCTTTGCCGATCCTTATGCGTAA
- a CDS encoding zinc ribbon-containing protein: MTESQKPHEEHRLDLYHRMMERVKHSIEEAEEKARPRIEHALEAAREKSIELGETTREEAEEIAEYIRRDLAEIGAYLHESGEDIGTWFHMDLELIEANLLDLITSVADRTRVELAEIAARAQVANIYQTGEITGPGTLTCSECGEELHFKKAGHVPPCPKCHATTFTRKRP; encoded by the coding sequence ATGACCGAAAGCCAGAAGCCGCACGAAGAGCACCGCCTCGATCTCTATCACCGGATGATGGAGCGGGTGAAGCACTCCATCGAAGAGGCGGAGGAAAAGGCCCGACCGCGCATCGAGCATGCCCTGGAGGCGGCGCGCGAGAAGAGCATCGAGCTCGGGGAGACCACCCGCGAGGAGGCTGAGGAGATCGCCGAGTACATCCGGCGCGACCTTGCCGAGATCGGCGCCTACCTGCACGAGAGTGGCGAGGACATCGGCACCTGGTTCCACATGGACCTGGAACTGATCGAGGCCAACCTGCTCGACCTCATCACCTCCGTGGCCGACCGTACCCGCGTCGAACTCGCCGAGATCGCCGCCCGCGCCCAGGTCGCCAACATCTACCAGACCGGCGAGATCACCGGCCCCGGCACCCTGACCTGCAGCGAATGCGGCGAGGAACTGCACTTCAAGAAGGCCGGCCACGTCCCGCCCTGCCCCAAGTGCCACGCCACCACCTTCACCCGCAAGAGGCCCTAA
- a CDS encoding DsrE family protein: protein MKRLVMSLISIAAVMIAFSGAAFAGDYGKQKAVYHINSGDAKTHMAALRNIQNHINAVGAENMEIKVVMHSGGVDLLKGAKANEDLRSRVDSLKMQNVEFQVCANTLKGKGIDYKKDLYDVKESDIVPSGVAHLSHLQGQGYTYVKP from the coding sequence ATGAAAAGACTCGTCATGTCACTGATATCCATCGCTGCCGTCATGATTGCCTTCTCCGGCGCTGCCTTTGCCGGCGACTACGGCAAGCAGAAGGCCGTCTACCACATCAACTCCGGCGACGCCAAGACCCACATGGCCGCCCTGCGCAACATCCAGAACCACATCAACGCCGTCGGCGCCGAGAACATGGAGATCAAGGTCGTGATGCACAGCGGCGGTGTCGACCTGCTCAAGGGCGCCAAGGCCAACGAGGACCTGCGCTCCCGCGTCGACAGCCTGAAGATGCAGAACGTCGAGTTCCAGGTCTGCGCCAACACCCTCAAGGGCAAGGGCATCGACTACAAGAAGGACCTCTACGACGTGAAGGAAAGCGACATCGTCCCCAGCGGCGTCGCCCATCTCTCCCACCTGCAGGGCCAGGGCTACACCTACGTCAAGCCCTGA
- a CDS encoding inorganic phosphate transporter, which produces MSTGKSTNVASIRNPEYLRLTAGLIFMIGVFVYALWHTDGIPDLGAQALLLLIAAAVVGAYMAMNIGANDVANNLGPAVGSRAVTLGWAIVIAAVFEAMGAIVAGGEVVSTIKGGIIDPAQITQVGDFAWLMLAALLGAALWLNLATALGAPVSTTHSIIGAVMGAGIAAGGWGLVNWATIGSIVASWVVSPLLGGVIAAAFLYLIKRTITYRRDMHLAAGRVVPWLVAVMALAFTTYMFIKGLGAIARLPIGYALLTGLGVAIAVYFLVRLPLRRRAVVSENSKDGVNGLFTWPLIFAAALLSFAHGANDVANAIGPLAAIYEAIISGQVASKAPAPLWIMVLGALGLAAGLALYGARLIRTVGREITELDRMRAYAIAMSATLTVIVAAQLGMPVSTTHVTIGALFGVGFLREYLKTNYAKMEAIIIAGHKGKDRTAVEAYLKVFEAAPVAEKRVMLAEMKQRAKENDAGLVFAKKERKAMKKAYKSQLVKRSMVLCIVAAWVITVPATAVLAAILYRVTTFWDAGF; this is translated from the coding sequence ATGAGCACAGGCAAGTCGACGAACGTGGCCAGCATCCGCAACCCCGAGTACCTGCGTCTGACCGCGGGGCTGATCTTCATGATCGGCGTCTTCGTGTACGCCCTGTGGCATACCGACGGGATACCGGACCTCGGTGCCCAGGCCCTGCTGCTGCTGATCGCCGCGGCGGTGGTGGGGGCCTACATGGCCATGAACATCGGCGCCAACGACGTGGCCAACAACCTCGGCCCGGCGGTGGGTTCGCGGGCCGTGACGCTCGGCTGGGCTATCGTGATCGCCGCCGTGTTCGAGGCCATGGGCGCCATCGTGGCCGGCGGGGAGGTGGTGAGCACCATCAAGGGGGGGATCATCGATCCCGCCCAGATCACGCAGGTGGGCGACTTTGCCTGGCTGATGCTGGCGGCCCTGCTGGGGGCGGCGCTGTGGCTGAACCTGGCCACCGCCCTGGGCGCCCCGGTCTCCACCACCCATTCCATCATCGGCGCGGTGATGGGCGCCGGCATCGCCGCCGGCGGCTGGGGGCTCGTCAACTGGGCGACCATCGGTTCCATCGTCGCCAGCTGGGTGGTTTCGCCGCTGCTGGGCGGGGTGATCGCGGCCGCCTTCCTCTACCTCATCAAGCGCACCATCACCTATCGCCGCGACATGCACCTGGCCGCCGGACGCGTGGTCCCCTGGCTGGTGGCGGTGATGGCGCTGGCCTTTACCACCTACATGTTCATCAAGGGACTGGGCGCGATCGCGCGACTGCCCATCGGTTATGCCCTGTTGACCGGCCTGGGCGTGGCTATTGCGGTGTATTTCCTGGTGCGCCTGCCGTTGCGGCGCCGCGCCGTGGTGAGCGAGAACAGCAAGGACGGCGTGAACGGGCTGTTCACCTGGCCACTGATCTTCGCTGCTGCCCTGCTGAGTTTCGCCCACGGCGCCAACGACGTGGCCAATGCCATCGGTCCGCTGGCGGCCATCTACGAGGCCATCATCAGCGGGCAGGTAGCGAGCAAGGCCCCGGCACCGCTGTGGATCATGGTGCTGGGCGCGCTGGGTCTGGCCGCCGGCCTCGCACTCTACGGCGCCCGCCTCATCCGCACGGTGGGGCGCGAGATCACCGAGCTCGACCGCATGCGTGCCTATGCCATCGCCATGTCGGCCACGCTCACGGTGATCGTGGCCGCCCAGCTGGGCATGCCGGTCTCCACCACGCACGTGACCATCGGCGCCCTGTTCGGCGTGGGCTTCCTGCGCGAATACCTCAAGACCAACTACGCGAAGATGGAGGCCATCATCATCGCCGGCCACAAGGGCAAGGACCGGACCGCCGTGGAGGCCTATCTCAAGGTCTTCGAGGCCGCGCCGGTGGCGGAGAAGCGCGTGATGCTGGCGGAGATGAAGCAGCGTGCGAAGGAGAACGACGCGGGGCTGGTGTTCGCCAAGAAGGAGCGCAAGGCCATGAAGAAGGCCTACAAGAGCCAGCTGGTGAAGCGCTCCATGGTGCTGTGCATCGTCGCCGCCTGGGTGATCACGGTGCCGGCCACCGCGGTGCTGGCGGCGATCCTCTACCGTGTCACCACCTTCTGGGACGCGGGGTTCTAG
- a CDS encoding four helix bundle protein, whose translation MQKPNFQKLHVYALAETLADAVWEVVSRWQPFPRDTVGKQLVRAADSIGANIAEGNARGSYQDNRRFVRIARGSLTEVQHWLRRAYTRGLLSDEDIDRLRVTLDEFSPRLNAYLKSIGKSSGHAPRA comes from the coding sequence ATGCAGAAGCCGAATTTTCAGAAATTGCATGTTTATGCACTCGCCGAGACCCTGGCCGATGCCGTGTGGGAGGTCGTCTCCAGATGGCAGCCGTTCCCCCGGGACACGGTCGGGAAACAGCTCGTCAGGGCAGCTGACAGCATTGGTGCGAATATTGCTGAAGGTAATGCACGCGGGTCATATCAGGATAACCGGCGGTTCGTACGGATCGCGCGTGGGTCTCTGACGGAAGTCCAGCACTGGCTTCGCCGCGCATATACGCGCGGTCTGCTGTCGGACGAGGATATCGACCGACTCAGGGTCACGCTGGATGAATTTAGCCCAAGGCTGAATGCCTATCTAAAATCGATCGGAAAGTCGTCGGGCCATGCACCACGGGCCTGA
- a CDS encoding YbaK/EbsC family protein: MGISTTLKQYLDDHGIAYELVHHDPTPSANRSAEAAHIPGDRLAKAVVLEDAGHYLLAALPATHRLQLARLHHELGELVGLATEREVSALFADCAPGAVPALGPAYGMETLVDSSLDTQDDIYLEAGDHESLVHLSGSAFRNLLGKARHGDFSVHI, from the coding sequence ATGGGCATCAGCACCACGCTAAAACAGTATCTCGACGACCACGGCATCGCCTACGAGCTCGTACACCACGACCCCACGCCCTCGGCCAACCGCAGCGCCGAGGCCGCCCACATCCCGGGGGACCGTCTGGCCAAGGCCGTGGTACTGGAAGACGCCGGCCACTACCTGCTCGCTGCCCTGCCCGCCACCCACCGCCTCCAGCTCGCCCGCCTGCACCACGAGCTGGGCGAACTGGTGGGACTGGCCACCGAACGGGAGGTGAGCGCCCTGTTCGCCGACTGTGCCCCCGGCGCCGTCCCGGCCCTGGGTCCGGCCTATGGCATGGAGACCCTGGTCGATAGCAGCCTCGACACCCAGGACGACATCTATCTCGAGGCCGGCGACCATGAATCCCTGGTCCACCTGAGCGGGTCCGCATTCCGCAACCTGCTGGGCAAGGCTCGCCACGGCGACTTCAGTGTCCATATCTGA
- a CDS encoding NAD(P)-dependent oxidoreductase, with protein MTSLAFIGPGIMGRPLALNLMGGGHDMHVYARRAEAAEPLVAAGARAWDSPAEAAAQAEVIFTCVSDTPDVEEVLLGDQGVVHGARPGSVVVDMSTISPSATREMAARLAGQGIEMLDAPVSGGEQGAVAGTLSIMVGGKAEALARVRPLLDLMGRNIVHVGDNGAGQVAKACNQIVVAQTLVGVAEALQLARREGVDAARVREALLGGFAGSKILEVHGQRMLDENYTPGFKARLHTKDLGIALAEAESLGLDVTAVRAAADLIRRVVEEIDGELDHSAVFRLLGE; from the coding sequence ATGACCTCTCTCGCCTTTATCGGCCCCGGCATCATGGGGCGCCCCTTGGCGCTGAACCTGATGGGCGGTGGCCACGACATGCATGTCTATGCCCGCCGGGCCGAGGCGGCCGAGCCGCTGGTGGCGGCAGGCGCCAGGGCCTGGGACTCGCCGGCCGAGGCCGCCGCGCAGGCCGAGGTGATCTTCACCTGCGTGTCCGACACGCCAGACGTGGAAGAGGTGCTGCTCGGTGACCAGGGTGTCGTCCACGGGGCCCGACCCGGCAGTGTCGTCGTCGACATGAGCACCATCTCCCCCAGCGCCACCCGCGAGATGGCGGCCCGGCTCGCCGGGCAGGGCATCGAGATGCTCGACGCCCCGGTCTCCGGGGGCGAGCAGGGCGCGGTTGCCGGCACGCTCTCCATCATGGTGGGGGGCAAGGCCGAGGCCCTGGCGCGGGTGCGGCCGCTGCTGGACCTCATGGGCAGGAACATCGTGCACGTCGGCGACAACGGGGCAGGGCAGGTGGCCAAGGCCTGTAACCAGATCGTCGTCGCCCAGACCCTGGTCGGCGTGGCCGAGGCCCTGCAGCTAGCCCGGCGCGAGGGGGTGGATGCCGCCCGTGTGCGCGAGGCCCTGCTCGGCGGCTTTGCCGGTTCGAAGATCCTCGAGGTCCACGGCCAGCGCATGCTGGACGAAAACTACACGCCGGGCTTCAAGGCCCGCCTGCATACCAAGGACCTGGGTATCGCCCTGGCCGAGGCCGAGTCCCTGGGGCTCGATGTCACGGCCGTGCGCGCCGCTGCCGATCTCATCCGGCGGGTGGTCGAGGAGATCGACGGCGAGCTGGACCACTCAGCGGTGTTCCGGTTGCTCGGCGAATGA
- the lnt gene encoding apolipoprotein N-acyltransferase → MNWLQWLAARPRLGDLLALVAGALLPLAFAPFEWRLLSILSPALLFLLWLQVSPRRAFWRGYLFGLGQFGVGVSWVYNSIHLFGNAVAPLAGLFTALFIAVLALYPAIIGRLLAGLGRRFRLGTPALLMALPFGWVLHEWVRGWLFTGFPWLLLGHPQVDSWLMGYAPVLGAYGASLVAALLAAGLVGLLVLSGRRRWVAGGGVVALVLGGLLLTALPWTRPVGETLSVSIVQPSIAQEDKWRREQFQPTLALYEKLTRAHFGRDVIVWPESAIPATLGQVAEDYLLPLAADAHAQGTALVTGIFVRDPQDGTYYNSLVALDGELDVYHKRHLVPFGEYTPLRGLLGWLDRFVVIPMSDLGTGSGRPLLQVNGHPVGASICYEDAFGEEVIEALPEAAYLINVSNDAWFGDSLAPWQHLELARMRALESGRWMVRATNTGVSAIIDARGRLVAVSPQFERHVLNAEVQPYEGMTPYARWGNWPVVVMAALVLGLLAALRWRL, encoded by the coding sequence ATGAACTGGCTGCAGTGGCTCGCGGCCCGGCCGCGACTGGGTGACCTGCTCGCGCTCGTGGCCGGTGCCCTGCTGCCGCTGGCCTTCGCCCCCTTCGAATGGCGGCTGCTGTCCATCCTCTCGCCCGCGCTGCTGTTCCTGCTCTGGCTGCAGGTCTCCCCGCGACGTGCCTTCTGGCGCGGCTACCTGTTCGGCCTGGGACAGTTCGGGGTGGGCGTGTCCTGGGTGTACAACAGCATCCATCTCTTCGGTAATGCGGTGGCGCCGCTGGCCGGGCTGTTCACCGCGCTGTTCATCGCCGTGCTGGCACTTTATCCCGCGATCATCGGCCGCCTGCTGGCGGGCCTTGGCCGCCGTTTCAGGTTGGGTACGCCGGCCCTGCTGATGGCACTGCCCTTCGGCTGGGTGCTCCACGAGTGGGTGCGCGGCTGGCTCTTCACCGGCTTTCCCTGGCTGTTGCTCGGCCATCCGCAGGTCGATTCCTGGCTGATGGGCTATGCGCCGGTGCTCGGTGCCTATGGCGCGAGCCTGGTGGCGGCGCTGCTGGCCGCGGGGCTGGTCGGTCTGCTGGTGCTGTCCGGTCGGCGACGCTGGGTGGCCGGTGGTGGCGTCGTGGCCCTGGTCCTGGGCGGGCTGTTGCTGACGGCGCTGCCCTGGACGCGACCGGTGGGCGAGACGCTGAGCGTGAGCATCGTTCAGCCGTCCATCGCGCAGGAGGACAAGTGGCGGCGCGAGCAGTTCCAGCCGACCCTCGCGCTCTACGAGAAGCTGACCCGCGCGCACTTCGGCCGTGACGTGATCGTGTGGCCGGAGTCGGCCATCCCCGCCACCCTCGGGCAGGTGGCCGAGGACTACCTGCTGCCGCTGGCCGCCGATGCCCATGCCCAGGGGACGGCGCTGGTCACCGGGATCTTCGTGCGGGACCCGCAGGACGGTACCTACTACAACAGCCTGGTCGCCCTGGACGGCGAGCTCGACGTCTACCACAAGCGCCACCTCGTCCCCTTCGGCGAGTACACGCCGCTGCGCGGACTGCTGGGCTGGCTGGACCGCTTCGTCGTCATTCCCATGTCCGACCTGGGTACCGGCAGCGGCCGGCCGCTGCTGCAGGTCAACGGCCACCCCGTCGGCGCCTCGATCTGCTACGAGGACGCCTTCGGCGAGGAAGTGATCGAGGCCCTGCCCGAAGCGGCCTATCTCATCAACGTCAGCAACGACGCCTGGTTCGGTGACAGCCTCGCCCCCTGGCAACACCTGGAACTCGCACGCATGCGTGCCCTGGAGAGCGGGCGCTGGATGGTGCGTGCCACCAACACGGGGGTGTCCGCCATCATCGACGCCAGGGGGCGGCTGGTCGCCGTCTCCCCCCAGTTCGAGCGGCATGTGCTCAATGCCGAGGTGCAGCCCTACGAGGGCATGACGCCTTATGCCCGCTGGGGGAACTGGCCGGTGGTGGTGATGGCGGCCCTGGTGCTGGGGCTGCTGGCCGCCCTGCGGTGGAGGTTGTAA